The Malassezia restricta chromosome I, complete sequence genome contains the following window.
GTCGCTCCCCTCTACACCGCCTAGCGAACCGGTGCCACCATCTTCCTCCCAGGGAATGAGTCCTAATGTAAACGCGTCgcatcggcacgctctGACTGTGGATTCAAGTCGTGAGCGTCGTGAATCGAATAGAAAATCATGGCTTGGTTTCTCGAAATTGGGTCGTATGCTATCTTAAGCGTGTTACTTCATGCTTTACATGGACGGCCCTTTTGAAGCCAAGGCTTTGCTTATTTTGTACAAAAATTATATACCATAATCAGACCATCTTTTTGTACCTGCACTAGTGCTCTGCTCATGCAAGAGCGATGCTCGGTGTTGCATCACGGCGCGCGATCGTTCGCGCAAGAGCGACTTTTCGTCTTCACGGCGCTTGCGCTCTGCTTGTTTTGCATCGTCCTTTTCGCCAGAAGATCGCCTCACTTTTTGTAGAAAATGTGAGCTAGAATGTGTtcgtgcatcgtcgcgctctGGTGAAAGTGAACCCGAGTCGCGTTCACCGAAAGAATGGGAAGATTTATTCCACTCACCAGAAGGCAAAGTACCATTCGTATGGCTCgaagagcgcggcgcatcaaCCGGCTTTTTACGCCCATATGTACTGCTGAACAAGGACGAGCCTGAACGTTGCCATGGCATGCCATGGGTACGGTGCAGCAGATTGAGCTTTGGTAAAAACGAATTGGGGTGATCTTCATGAGCAATGCCATGTCGATGAAACATGTCGGGTGCGGCAATCAACTCATTCTGGGACGGCGATCCATTTTGTATCTCATTCGAGCATGCTGGGGAACTAGTACTGTCCGTGTCACCTGGTGAATCAAAATCATAACTGAGAGCGGCAATCGAAGACGCAGGTCGTGGTTCGGGCACTAAGCAGTGCTGTGGAGCCAATAAAGATGCTTCTTGGGCCAAATATGGATGCTGCTGGCATTCACTAGCTGTGATACGAGCCGCCGGATCAAAATGCAGCATGCGGAAAATCATGTCCAAGAGTGCATACGATGTCGTATTCGCAAAAAAGGCTTTGAATACATCAAACGAACGAGCTTGGGCCCTGTGATCCAATTTTTTCATTTGCTCGAGCCATTTAATCCATATCTCATCCGTATCATTGAAATTCATGTCATAGGGAGGTGTACCAAACACATGGGCGATATATTGCAGCTGGTCCATGGCATTAGCGCCCGGAAATATTGGGTGAAGTCTGACCATTTCGGCGATAATTGCACCCATAGCCCAAACATCCACCGACGGCGTATAATGGCGAGAACGCAGCAAGATTTCTGGTGCGCGATACCAACGTGTAGACACATACGTCGTCAATGTGGAATCTTTTTCCACTTTGCGTGCCAATCCAAAATCCGCGATTTTAACAAGGACAAGCACATCCTGTTTCAAAGTGCCCGCATTGGCACCAGGGTTAGGATAGTCACCCAAGCCTGTGGTGGTAATCAATAGGTTCTCTGGTTTCATATCACGATGAAGGAATCCGTGGGCATGGATGTGAGCCATACCGGACACGGCTTGTTTTGTAATAGAAGCGATAAGTCCAGATGCCATGGCCCGGCCTTTCCGGGACTTGATTAATTGATACAAATTCCCTTCCATACATTCGAAAACAAGGAAAAGTTCATGCGTCAATGGCTTTCGAAACACATCATACAACAAGATAATATTTTCATGGGGGGGTATCGTAATGAAAGCATGGAGTTCATTGAGAGAAAGGCAATCTTGTAGGGTTTTATAAGAACGTTTCATTTTCTTAATAGCAACAATTCGCTTGCCCATATATTCAGGACGCGTATAGGAATGCTGCATGGCCGGAAGCAATGTACATGGAGGTAGGGGACTCTGCCAATCAGCGACAAACACCGAGCCGAAAGATCCTGTACCCGACTTTTTAATAGGAACAAATTGCCGTTCTGCTTCCAGGCGCGAGTCGTCCAGGAGACCTAATCTCATATGTTGTTGTGAGACGATGTGCGGAAAGCAGCAAGCTTGAGTGTGGACAGGTCAATAAGATCAAATAGACACACTGTGCTAGGAGCAGACTTCGTCAAGGTAACTGCAAGACACCAAAACTGGTAACACAGGTCGCACGTGAGGAAAAGGACGAGTGCTTGGGCGATCACAGTGTAACTGAAAGTGTAGGCCAGCAAGAAGCTGCTACATAAAACTTAGGCACGAGCCAGAGGAGAAATTTGATTGGATAAGCAAAAACGCCAAGGGCGTAATCAAGTGGGCCTAAAATGTCTATCAGATTTGACGAAGAAGCGATATGCGCATTAGTCCACTGCCACAAACTCTCCACCTCCATACGTACGCGATGAATAATTCCAGGGTCCTCCTGATAGGCATCGGCTGAGATCCACATCTGGCATTAGGCCTGTGCCACATAATTTAGATACGTACCTTTCGAAATGTGCTCAGTCCCGCAAAAATACTACCTCCGATCCACGTAGAATATTTGCGCTCGGGGGGAGCTGAAATTTTGATTTTCATGTCGGGCGGTGCGAGGCGTTTCATCTCATACAAGAGACGCTCGCCGTAGCCGCGCAATAAGGTTGTTCCACCGCTCAAGACAATATTACCGTAGAGATGCCTTCGGAGATCAAGATCTGCACGTCCAATGGCATCTAGGAGAACTTGTTGCGTACCCACATCTTCTCGCCCGATCAGTTCGGGATTGAAGAGAGATTCAGGAGCACGATACCGCTCATAACCTAACTTGACCGTATTACCGTCTGGCAAGCTGAACTCCATGATTCGATTCATGTCTTGATGAGAATCTTGATGCCCAGGAAGTGCAAGTTGGCAGCACTTTTCTTTCATGGCTCGCACGATTTCCTTCTCGGCAGATGTGTGCAGGTAATAGCCAGAGCGACGTAGCAAGTATTGCAAATGTTCGGTTACATCACGGCCGGCAACATCAATTCGACGGATGGCGTGCGGCATAGCAAAACCTTCGTAAACGGGCACGGCATGTGTAACGCCGTCACCTGAGTCAAGCACCACACCGGTCGTGCGGCCAGACGAGTACAGGCTAAGGATCGCCTGAATACTCACGTACATGGCCGGTACGTTGAATGTCTCGAAGAAAATCTGGGCTGCTGTCTCACGGTTCGCACGAGGGTTCAACGGCGCCTCAGTAAGCAGGACGGGATGCTCTTCCGacagcgtcttgagctcGTCATTATATATATGATTCCAAATCAGCTCCATGTCCTCCCAGTCTTCAACAATACCATGCTCCATCGGATACTTCATCCGCAGCAGTCCCCGTAACTCTTGCGCTTTACGCCCAATGAACCGGTCGCCCTCCACGGCGCCTGCCATCGCTCGTGTGTGCTTGGGGCGACCAACACACGTAGGGAAAAAGCATTTGGGCGTGTCTTGCCCCGCAAAACCAGCCTTTACCGTACCAGATCCATTGTCAATGACGACAGGCTGGTTCGTTAGCACGTCGTCAAATTCAGTCGCCATCCACCACCTCCGCCAAGCTCGTGGGTATCTTGGACGCGTCACGCCCTGCCAGGCTCCGCCCCCTTCTAATTAGTCATCAACAACACACCCACCAAGCTGTGCGAGATTCGTGCTTGGCCTCGGACATCTTTGGGCCATGAAGAAATCCACTGGCATAGCTGCCACCGGTGGTCATCTTAGTGGGTGGCGCGATGCAGATATCGATCGCTCATCGGATGTTCCCAGCGGAACAGCACATATGCCCGCACGAAAGCTGCGCCCACGTCTCTCTGCATCGTCGGTCGGTAGCCACGGCGCTTCATCGACtatgccgccgcctgcacaGCCTGCTTCTCGTTTGCAGAGTATTCATGATGATGAGTGCTTAAGTGCACATagcagcaggcgcaccaAGTCGCGCGTGCTCGATGATCGTCTCTCTGCCAAGTCGGGCCGCACACGTGCAGGTATGGATCGTTCTGATGCCGTGAGCCTGCACGCGCTCTCGTCCCATTCGCGTGTGCTTTGGTCGAGCACTGCTTCCGCACGCACAGAGTCAGCCAGTGATGCGCGGTCACGAGATCGAATTGCTCACTGGCGcgagcagcacgtccaGGCATTGGAGCAAGATGCCCGGGCTGCCAATAAGAAGAGTCGCAAGTCCATGGACCATATACCCTCACAGCGATACAAGCAGGGGCGAGAAGAGCCGTCAATCAGCTCTGAAACGCCTCTGCGTTGCCTGCTTCGGTACCTCGCTCACGAGGACCTACAAGACTCCATATGGTGGCTGGGGCTCTTGTTAGCCTGTCTCCTTCGTGCGCTtgtcggcctcggcggATGGAGCGGTCGCGGAAAACCGCCCATGTACGGTGACTTTGAAGCGCAGCGGCATTGGATGGAGCTGACGTGGCACTTGCCGACCGGGCAGTGGTATCGCCATGACCTGCCGTACTGGGGCTTGGACTATCCGCCTCTCACAgcctggacgagctggctGTGTGCATGGGTGGCACTGTGGTTCGTGCCGCTTCAGGAGGCCTTTGCTTTGCTTACGTCGCGTGGCGATGAgtcgagcgccgtcgtcgtgtTTATGCGTCTGAGCGTCTTGGCCCTAGACGTACTTTTATACCTGCCATCGCTTGCTTGGTTTCTTTCTCGGCGGCTTGAGACTCGCAGTATCCGTGTAAGACACATTGCGCTATTGACTGCGTGGTTCCAGCCAGCTCTGATCCTCATTGACCATGGCCACTTTCAGTACAACAATGTCATGCTAGGCCTTGCCGCCCTCAGTTTTACTTTACTGCAGTCGAAATTGCCGAACGTACATGCCAGCATAACGGGACCGGCTGTCGCTACCGCGGAACtacagcgcctcgtccttgACACCCTGAGTCGGCACATTAGTTTGCAGTATGTTCTCGCGGCCGTGTTCTTTTCCATGAGCCTTTGCTTTAAGCAGATGGCCTTGTATTATGCCCCGGCGGTCTTTGCTATCATGCTCGGTCGATGTGCCGGCCTCATGCAATGCCACTGGCTGCGTGGCCTGGCTTTGTTTGCTGGTCTCGGCGGCGCCACACTAGGCACCTTTGCGCTGCTGTTTCTTCCTTggctgccgcgccgcgccgaaTTGAAGCAGGTTGGACTTCGCATCTTTCCCTTGGCACGCGGTCTATTTGAAGACAAGGTCGCCAACATATGGTGCGCGTTGAGTGTGCTGCCTGTTGGACCGCGATGGAAGCTACAGCGCATGTTCGGCGTGGAGACACTGGCCAAGATGAGTCTATTGACCGTGCTTCTAGCCATTCTCCCGTGCTGCATCCTCTTGTTTATGGCATCGGTCGAATcagtgcgtcgcgagctgATCATGGATGACGCACAGGCTGAGCAGGTCGTAGCCAAGGttcggcgtcgtgctgggtCTGTGGCCTCAGGTGTATCGCATCGCATGACGCCTAGTGTCCGCGGAGAGAATTACGCTCGCTCCGCACACGATTCGAGCCGCGGCTCAGATCGCCACTCGGTCGCAAGTGGCTCTCTGTTTGGCGGAAGCACTTCGACGCTCATGCGAGATGCTGGACCACACCGCACGCGACCACCGACGTCCATAAAATCAACATCCTATCGGACATCGGTGACGCCCTCTCCGGCGGCAGACCTGCTCCCTTACACCCTCGTATCGACATCCATGGCCTTTTTTCTCTTTGGCTTCCAGACGCACGAGAAGAGCATTCTTCTCCCCCTGCTTCCTCTGACGCTGATCATGACCGCTAGGGGCGATCGGACcggtgctggtgctgtAGCGGCGGATTGGGAGTGGGCTGTTCTAGCGAACAATGTCGGTATGTTTAGCATGTGGCCCCTCTTGTTGCGAGACGGCCAGGGACTTGCGTGGTGGGTCTTGCTTCTTCTATGGAATGGCATGGTGGGATACCGTCCATGGGAGGCTTTACGCTCGACTCGCGCTACCTTTGTTGCATGGCTCAGTGCGGCAGTGCATGCAGGTATGCTGCTCATGATGCTGGCCCAGGCAAGTGTTGCGGTGCTCCCGCCTCATGCCTCTGGATGGCTCTCGGCGCTGTTTCAGCGGTATCCCGACCTCTTTCCTGTTCTGAATGTACTGCTTTGCATGCCTGTCTTTATGCTTGTGTGGCTATGGTCGCTTAAAAAGCATGTCGAAATCACGCTCGCATCTGGCGTGTTGGTGGTCACGAAATCCATCAAGTAGCTGCTTGTACTCTATCTCATGCATTAATTGATATCCGTATAATCTTGAGGATCTTGCGCCACCTGGGAGGCCTCCTTTGGCTCGTCTGTGGCTGTCGCCGTGGCCGTCTCCGTCTCTGCAGCAGGCTCTGCAGCCGTCTTCTTGGTCTTTTTCTTGCCAGCACGCTTGATTTTTTTCTTCTCTGGCGGCACGTCCCACGCCCATAGCGGAATAAACGACTCAATCACGCCCACATCCGCAAACAGGTTCGGGAAGATCCAGATACCAGGGGGCAGTACAATGATCGTAATGAGCCAAAGGATGAGCCGGATCACGGCAATCACCATAAGCAGACCAAACAGGGCCAGTACACCAAGGCTCAAGTAGTATACACCCCGACGGAGGAAGTAGGGCCACAGGGGGAACATCACAAGGCTAAGCAGTGCCACAACCAGACCAAGACCTGCGAGCTTCTGGTACAGTTGCATTCCTTCATACAGCCACACGTAGTGCATGTCCTTCTCGAACATCTGCATCTGGACGACTTGCAAtgggcgtggcgcaggaccATCCTTACcggcaggcggcgcttctCCACGATCCACACGCAAGAAGAAAGCATACGGCAAGAAACTGTGCAACATACGGTCCGCCTCTTCCTCATTCGAGACTGGTGGGACATTCTTAAGTTTGGCATACTCTGGCGACAAAACAGCTTTGATCGCAGCATTTCCCTTAAAGTATTCAACACGCTGACCGCCCAAGATGCCAGTACGCGTCTTCATCTGTGCCTTATTCCGCAGAAAATTAACGACATTGCGCACctcaggcggcgccgtctTTTGGCGGTCCATAATGAGCGTCGTTCCCAGGATCGTGCTACCTGCCTGGTCCAGTGTTCCTTTCATGGAGCACGTGACCCGACGCGCGTACTCCGACGTCCTCACGCCTCTTTCAACAGCCACACGCGCGTGGAACGATGGACGTCGAAGCGGCTGAATCGGCAccatcctcgtcatcgttTGACCTTGCAGAACAGTTATTACGCTTGCAAGAAGATGATCTGGATCTTGAATATGATGTTGCTTCTTTCGACTCCGAGGCACAACAAAGTCACATAACtcgcatcgtcgatgccgtggccTTGTCAGCTACCTCCGTGCAGGATGCCAATATATACCAATGCATACTATGCAGCATTAAATGCGTTGGATCAATGCACTCTGATTTGTCGCATCGGCTCTTGGATACGCTATTGAGTGGTATGAATGTCATATTGGACGAAATCGCAGACATGGAGCCGACCACTGTTGCGTCCTATACGGAGCCACTTGAGCGATATGCCTTCCTTCTCAAGTGGATGACGGAAATGATGGAAAAGCACAGAGATCAGCATGGGTCCTCTGACAAAGGCCTGAAGCGTGCAGCCGCTTCTACACGTAAAGGCGACGTATCTTGGACGTGGACCTCTTCCCTCCCATCTGTTCTTACCCTCATGTCCAAGACGTTGCGCATTGTATCAGAACGTATGTGGTCGTCAAAGGCGATGCGAGATACTTTTGTGTCTCGCTGTATCCTGCAGCCTGTTATGCTGTGCCAGGAAAATGAGGCATACCTTAAAGTACAAGTCATCAAGCAGGGCATGTTCAAGGTTCTGTGTCTAGCTGTGAAGCTACACGGTCAAGCCTTTCATGTACAAACCAGCATATTACAAGCATTGCAGTACTACGAGCACCTTGCTGAACCCATGGCTGAATTGCTCGGCGTAATGCGCACAGACTTCGACATCGAGCGGCTGGGCGAAGATGTACttcgcgacttggccgcTAAATCTTTCACGAGCCTCGACACGAAGAGCCCACGTAGTTTTGGGCGATTCCTGGTACGAATGACTGAACTTAATCCACGCACTGTACTCAAGCAAATGAGCTTGCTGGAACGGCAACAAGAGAGTGAATCCTACCCCATCCGCAATGCTATGATCGAGGTGCATGGTCTTCTGATCAAGTATCTTAGCATGAGTGAAGATGATGTCGACATCGCCCCCAATGAGGATGATGAGGATGATGATCGAAGTGCACCGCAAAAACAAATGGACATGCTGTTCGAGCGCTTGTTCGAGCGCTTCCTTGATCTGACTACGTTTGTGCGGACCAAAGTCATTCAAGTTTGCAGTAAATTATGCGACATTCCAGCCAAGCTTCCAGCCCAGCGCCTCCGCATGACTTCACTTGCGATTCGGTCACTGGAGGACAAAGGTAGCCATGTGCGTCGGAATGCCATCTCCCTCCTGATCAAACTTTTGCTTACTCACCCCTACGGTGTCTTGCATGGTGgcgagctcgatgccaGGGTGTGGACAGAGCGCCGTGATGTGGTGCGGGCGGAGCTTGCCAGGGCCGAAGAACGTCTCGAATTTCCTGTCACGGACGTTGAGCAGGAAGCGCCTCCGGACAAGACCAAGCCGCGTCGATCCGACCTCGACCTCGATGCACTTGCCGCCTCGCAACAATCCATGACACAGGCAGAACAAGACCATCTCGTCAAGCTGCGGCTCACCGTGACGTACTATGACGACGCTCTCCATTTCGTGCACATGGTAGAACAGGGAGTGCCGATTCTCATCCAGCTACTTGCGTCGACCAACAAAGCGGAGGTGTTGGAAAGCATGGAGTTTTTCCGGGTCGCACACGAGTACAAggtgcgtggcgcagccgatggcgtgcgtgcgatggtACATCTGATCTGGGCGAAGGACAATGCTCTCATTATGGAGGACGGCAGCCAAATCAAGGGGGTTCGAAGCCGGCTTATGGAGGTGTATCGATCGCTGTATTTCAGTGCCTACCCCGGCCTTTCTCGCGCTGAGCAGGTCGCTCGCGTTTGCCGCAACAtgatcgagcgcacgtTTGGCGCAACACTCGCAGAGCTCACAAGTCTGGAGCAACTCTTTTGTCTGATGCACGCGGAAGGTCTTGTGGAGCGTGCTGTGGTGGACAAACTGTGGGAAGTCTATGCCAGCACGCGTCCGATTTCacgcgcacagcgccgcggctctATTATGGTTCTGAGTATGCTGGCCAaggccgagcgcgagctggTGGCGGACAAAATGGATGTTCTTTTGCGTATCGGTCTAGGCACCCTAGGCGCGAGAGACTTGGTGCTGTGCAAGCACACTTGCATTGCCCTGCAGCATGTGAGTGGGAGCGCGAAAAAGATCAAAGGTGCTCTTAGCGACGAGAATGTACGCTATCCGATGCACCACACCATGTTCACACGCTTAAGTGCCGTGATTGAAATGACCACCGACGTGATTGGGCGGCATCCGGAATGGTTCAGTGTGGCAGAGGCTGCCATTGACGCCATGTACTTGCTCGGCGAACAGCCCGATGCCATGTGCACAGACAttgtgcggcgcatgtcgtATGCAGCCTTCACACCGACTGGTCGTGCGGCGGATGATGCGTatcgcatggcgcagctcgtATTTGTGGTGGGCCATATGGGCCTCAAACAGATGGTATacctcgagctcgtcgaacGCGAGTTCAAGCGACGCAAGTCTGTGCGAGATGCTTCGAATGACTCTTCGTCTAAGCGCACGTCCGAACTGGATCAAGTGGCTGAGCAGGCCGAAGACGATATTGGTGATACCATGGCGTGGGTCCGCGAACATGAGCTGCTATTTGGACCGCAGAGTTTGCTGGCTTGCTACGGAACGCTCGTACCCTTCATCTGCTCGAATACGAGGCAGTATCCTGACGCATACCTGCAacgcgctgcggcgctgACGCTGTGCAAGTTTATGTGTATCTCGTCCGAGTACTGTGAAGCGAATCTTGGACTGCTGTTGCATATACTTCGTACTTCGAAGGATGCCGTGGTACGTGCTAATGCCGTGATTGGCCTCGGTGATGTCGCTGTGTGCTTCGGTACACTCGTGGACGAGAATAGCGAGCGACTTTTTGCCGGACTGGGCGATGCGGACTTGGGTGTGAAGAAGAACACGCTGATGGTGCTGACGCACTTGATTCTGAACGGTATGATCAAGGTGAAGGGCCAGCTGGGTGAGCTGGCCAAGTGCCTCGAAGATGACGAGATGCGCGTGAGCGACTTGGCGAAGCTCTTCTTCAGTGAGCTAGCCATGAAGGAGAATGCCGTGTACAACCATCTACCGGACATTATTAGTCATTTGTCTACGGGCGAGCATGCCGTCGACGAGACGACGTTTATGAATACGATGCGTTTCATTTTTACCTTTATTGACAAGGAGCGTCAGGCAGAAAATGTGATTGAAAAACTTTGCCAACGCTTCCGCCTGACGACGGAAGAGCGGTCGTGGCGCGACATTGCGTATTGTCTCTCGCTTCTACCATATCGGAGCGAGCGTTCCATCAAAAaactcgtcgacgccctGCCATTTTATCAGGATAAGCTGTATGTGCCTGAGGTGCACCAGCGCTTTACCGAGATCCTGACAAAGATGCACCAGGGTAAAGTGAGTGCGGCTGCCAAGGCCGGCGACACGGATCTGCGAGAATTTGAAGATGCTCTGCATCAGGCGGCAGCGCAGGGCACACAGGACCAAGCCATGGAAGAGGCGACGCATGCCCAAGCTGCCAAGTTGGAAAAGCGGCAGGCGCCTCAGACTAGGCATCGGacacgacgtgcgcggcaaactcggccagcgcatcctTAAACTCGTCGCGCTCAGCCCTCTCAATTTCTGGATTCTGGACGCATGCGTGCCAATCTGCACGCTCCGGCATACCCAGGAACGATGCCAGAGTCTCGCGGGCAAACTGCATGTTGAATCGCTCGCCGTCCAGTAGCAGAAGCAGGCGTATGTCGCCGATAGTCATGTAAAAGTAGTCGGAACGATCTTGTGTACACTCTGATGTCCAAGCAGCTGTCACGTCCTCCGATTCCCAGCGCCAGCCTTCGCGTTCCGCTGCCTCGCGTACGTAGGCTGCATAATCGGCCTGCAGCTCTCGTGCTAGCGGCACAACTTGtacatgcgcatgcgctacacgcgacgcacgacgcacgaTCTCCCAGGTCACAGGCACGGCTTCAAAGGAGGCATAGCATTCGGCCAAGGCACGTTTCCATTGGGCCAGTTCAGCACGCAAAGCGCCACTAGATGCAGCTGCCTCGGACGCGTGCAAGGATGGCGTGTGCGCGATGGGCACAATCAAGACATGTCCCCCGCCCGGCACGAGAGCCGATGCATCAGATGATACAGGTAGTTGACCCTTTGGCAAAGCAAGATAACATTCCGTGCCAATGGTCACAATCAGGTGCTTCTCCACCGCCGGATTACTGAGGCAAAACCAACAGCTCGATGGCTCAATCGGCTCTCGCCCCTTTTGTCGCCGCTTGCGTCGTGGTGCAGGAAAATCTTCTATTGGCGCACGCTTAGGCGGTATGACCTTCGCCGGTCGTTCTTGCCATAGTGGTGCAGGCGTAGTATGAGTCGGTGCATAGTGATGCGTATCCGAGCTGGCTAGCAACTCGTCACTGGGCACGACTTGCAAAGCCAGAAACCATCGTTGCTTGCTGCTATTAGCAGCATGAGCCAGCGATACAAATCGCGTGATGGATGGTatcgtcggcggcggcatctTGACGAAAGGCCAGTTTTCGTACGGCTCACGTTCCCAAAACACGCCGTCCGTCGTGGCGATGGACGGCTGCACATGAGCAATATGGTATCGCGGTCTGCATGCCTCAGCGAGGCGTGCTATCGGAGCGAGTCCGGTGGCTCGTATAGactcgtccagcggcacgcccgACAGCATATCGACCCCCCGCGGCCATGCATTCGTGAGCAAAAAGTCGATGGCTCGACGCTTTCCTAGAGCTTGCACATCTTGCTCCTGCTGGAACTCAAAGGCACCTTGCGCGTATTGCCACGCGCGTACCTGCTGTAGACTCTCTGGATCACGAGGCGGCTCTGGTGCACAAGCCTCGCCCAACGCAAGAAACGGGTGTCGAAGAAGGGACTGTAGAGCAGCTTCAGAAGCTGCGGACGAGTCGAGCGCATCCCATGTAGACCACGTATCAGGCATAGTATCAT
Protein-coding sequences here:
- a CDS encoding meiosis induction protein kinase IME2/SME1, translated to MRLGLLDDSRLEAERQFVPIKKSGTGSFGSVFVADWQSPLPPCTLLPAMQHSYTRPEYMGKRIVAIKKMKRSYKTLQDCLSLNELHAFITIPPHENIILLYDVFRKPLTHELFLVFECMEGNLYQLIKSRKGRAMASGLIASITKQAVSGMAHIHAHGFLHRDMKPENLLITTTGLGDYPNPGANAGTLKQDVLVLVKIADFGLARKVEKDSTLTTYVSTRWYRAPEILLRSRHYTPSVDVWAMGAIIAEMVRLHPIFPGANAMDQLQYIAHVFGTPPYDMNFNDTDEIWIKWLEQMKKLDHRAQARSFDVFKAFFANTTSYALLDMIFRMLHFDPAARITASECQQHPYLAQEASLLAPQHCLVPEPRPASSIAALSYDFDSPGDTDSTSSPACSNEIQNGSPSQNELIAAPDMFHRHGIAHEDHPNSFLPKLNLLHRTHGMPWQRSGSSLFSSTYGRKKPVDAPRSSSHTNGTLPSGEWNKSSHSFGERDSGSLSPERDDARTHSSSHFLQKVRRSSGEKDDAKQAERKRREDEKSLLRERSRAVMQHRASLLHEQSTSAGTKRWSDYGI
- a CDS encoding centractin, which encodes MATEFDDVLTNQPVVIDNGSGTVKAGFAGQDTPKCFFPTCVGRPKHTRAMAGAVEGDRFIGRKAQELRGLLRMKYPMEHGIVEDWEDMELIWNHIYNDELKTLSEEHPVLLTEAPLNPRANRETAAQIFFETFNVPAMYVSIQAILSLYSSGRTTGVVLDSGDGVTHAVPVYEGFAMPHAIRRIDVAGRDVTEHLQYLLRRSGYYLHTSAEKEIVRAMKEKCCQLALPGHQDSHQDMNRIMEFSLPDGNTVKLGYERYRAPESLFNPELIGREDVGTQQVLLDAIGRADLDLRRHLYGNIVLSGGTTLLRGYGERLLYEMKRLAPPDMKIKISAPPERKYSTWIGGSIFAGLSTFRKMWISADAYQEDPGIIHRTF
- a CDS encoding alpha-1,3-glucosyltransferase, with the protein product MKKSTGIAATGGHLSGWRDADIDRSSDVPSGTAHMPARKLRPRLSASSVGSHGASSTMPPPAQPASRLQSIHDDECLSAHSSRRTKSRVLDDRLSAKSGRTRAGMDRSDAVSLHALSSHSRVLWSSTASARTESASDARSRDRIAHWREQHVQALEQDARAANKKSRKSMDHIPSQRYKQGREEPSISSETPLRCLLRYLAHEDLQDSIWWLGLLLACLLRALVGLGGWSGRGKPPMYGDFEAQRHWMELTWHLPTGQWYRHDLPYWGLDYPPLTAWTSWLCAWVALWFVPLQEAFALLTSRGDESSAVVVFMRLSVLALDVLLYLPSLAWFLSRRLETRSIRVRHIALLTAWFQPALILIDHGHFQYNNVMLGLAALSFTLLQSKLPNVHASITGPAVATAELQRLVLDTLSRHISLQYVLAAVFFSMSLCFKQMALYYAPAVFAIMLGRCAGLMQCHWLRGLALFAGLGGATLGTFALLFLPWLPRRAELKQVGLRIFPLARGLFEDKVANIWCALSVLPVGPRWKLQRMFGVETLAKMSLLTVLLAILPCCILLFMASVESVRRELIMDDAQAEQVVAKVRRRAGSVASGVSHRMTPSVRGENYARSAHDSSRGSDRHSVASGSLFGGSTSTLMRDAGPHRTRPPTSIKSTSYRTSVTPSPAADLLPYTLVSTSMAFFLFGFQTHEKSILLPLLPLTLIMTARGDRTGAGAVAADWEWAVLANNVGMFSMWPLLLRDGQGLAWWVLLLLWNGMVGYRPWEALRSTRATFVAWLSAAVHAGMLLMMLAQASVAVLPPHASGWLSALFQRYPDLFPVLNVLLCMPVFMLVWLWSLKKHVEITLASGVLVVTKSIK
- a CDS encoding translocation protein SEC62 → MDRQKTAPPEVRNVVNFLRNKAQMKTRTGILGGQRVEYFKGNAAIKAVLSPEYAKLKNVPPVSNEEEADRMLHSFLPYAFFLRVDRGEAPPAGKDGPAPRPLQVVQMQMFEKDMHYVWLYEGMQLYQKLAGLGLVVALLSLVMFPLWPYFLRRGVYYLSLGVLALFGLLMVIAVIRLILWLITIIVLPPGIWIFPNLFADVGVIESFIPLWAWDVPPEKKKIKRAGKKKTKKTAAEPAAETETATATATDEPKEASQVAQDPQDYTDIN
- a CDS encoding condensin complex subunit 1, encoding MDVEAAESAPSSSSFDLAEQLLRLQEDDLDLEYDVASFDSEAQQSHITRIVDAVALSATSVQDANIYQCILCSIKCVGSMHSDLSHRLLDTLLSGMNVILDEIADMEPTTVASYTEPLERYAFLLKWMTEMMEKHRDQHGSSDKGLKRAAASTRKGDVSWTWTSSLPSVLTLMSKTLRIVSERMWSSKAMRDTFVSRCILQPVMLCQENEAYLKVQVIKQGMFKVLCLAVKLHGQAFHVQTSILQALQYYEHLAEPMAELLGVMRTDFDIERLGEDVLRDLAAKSFTSLDTKSPRSFGRFLVRMTELNPRTVLKQMSLLERQQESESYPIRNAMIEVHGLLIKYLSMSEDDVDIAPNEDDEDDDRSAPQKQMDMLFERLFERFLDLTTFVRTKVIQVCSKLCDIPAKLPAQRLRMTSLAIRSLEDKGSHVRRNAISLLIKLLLTHPYGVLHGGELDARVWTERRDVVRAELARAEERLEFPVTDVEQEAPPDKTKPRRSDLDLDALAASQQSMTQAEQDHLVKLRLTVTYYDDALHFVHMVEQGVPILIQLLASTNKAEVLESMEFFRVAHEYKVRGAADGVRAMVHLIWAKDNALIMEDGSQIKGVRSRLMEVYRSLYFSAYPGLSRAEQVARVCRNMIERTFGATLAELTSLEQLFCLMHAEGLVERAVVDKLWEVYASTRPISRAQRRGSIMVLSMLAKAERELVADKMDVLLRIGLGTLGARDLVLCKHTCIALQHVSGSAKKIKGALSDENVRYPMHHTMFTRLSAVIEMTTDVIGRHPEWFSVAEAAIDAMYLLGEQPDAMCTDIVRRMSYAAFTPTGRAADDAYRMAQLVFVVGHMGLKQMVYLELVEREFKRRKSVRDASNDSSSKRTSELDQVAEQAEDDIGDTMAWVREHELLFGPQSLLACYGTLVPFICSNTRQYPDAYLQRAAALTLCKFMCISSEYCEANLGLLLHILRTSKDAVVRANAVIGLGDVAVCFGTLVDENSERLFAGLGDADLGVKKNTLMVLTHLILNGMIKVKGQLGELAKCLEDDEMRVSDLAKLFFSELAMKENAVYNHLPDIISHLSTGEHAVDETTFMNTMRFIFTFIDKERQAENVIEKLCQRFRLTTEERSWRDIAYCLSLLPYRSERSIKKLVDALPFYQDKLYVPEVHQRFTEILTKMHQGKVSAAAKAGDTDLREFEDALHQAAAQGTQDQAMEEATHAQAAKLEKRQAPQTRHRTRRARQTRPAHP